AAGGCGAGTACCTCGTTGATTACGGGGAGCGGTTCCTCCGGAACGTACACGGTCACAGCGACGGTGGCCAATGGTCAATCTATAAGTGGAACTACGACAGTTGAAGCATCATCATCGCCGCCACCAACCGATCCAAACCCAGATCCCTTACCGGAAGTCATACAGATTCCGCAGGAACAGCAGGCTGCCCCTGAAGGTCCGACGGGTAATACACCAGGGCAGCAGGCTGCCCCTGAAGGTCCGACGGGTAATACACAAGGAACGCCGCGTTCGGTCACCACTAACACACCTGCTAATACAACACGGACACCGACCCCTGATACACCTGAGCAACAGGCATCTGATTTAGTTGTTGATGCCCTTGAAGTAAACAAAAATGTCTTGGATGCGGGTGAATCTTTTACACTTTCCGCTGTTGTTAGAAATCAAAGCGAAGAATTGTCGTCTACAGGAACGCTGACATACTATCAATACTTTGATGATAAGTCCGTAGAAAAGGTGGGTGAATCTGAGATTGCCTTACTTGCTGCTGGTGAAACAACCGATGTCGGTATTACACTGACAGCACCAGAAACGTCTGGAACACACTCTTATTATGCATGCGTTAGCACGAACTGTACATCTATTGTCAAGATTTCTGTCAGATCAGAAATAAAAGAATTGGTAATTTCTTCTGGAAATAATCAGACAGGAACCCCTAACAACGATTTGCCTAATCCTATTTCTGTACGGGTATTAGGTGAAGATGGCATAGGTGTTCCGCGTGTTCTCGTTATTTTCCGAGTTGTGTCGGGCAACGCTCGCATGAGGAGGGCTGGGGGCCCTAAAAGATGGCGCGGTGCGTCTGCTTGGACAGATAGTGAGGGTTACGCGAAAGCGTATGTTACTCCGACGGGCAGTGAGCCAATAGAGATTCGAGCAAGTGTCGATGGTTTAGACCCAGTCGTCTTTACGGTTAATCCTGAACAGGTGGGTGGTGCTCCTTCAGCACAGTTCCCACAATCTCATGTAACTGCTCTGTTGGCGAACTACCCAAATCCGTTTAATCCCGAGACATGGATCCCTTATCGGTTGGCAGCGGCAGCGGATGTCACACTCACCATCTACGACATAAACGGACAAGTGGTTCGGCAGTTAGCACTCGGACATCAGGCTGCGGGGATGTATCAGACGCGGAGCCGTGCGGCATATTGGGATGGGAGAAACGCGTTCGGTGAACCTGTCGCAAGTGGTGTGTATTTCTATACGCTCACCGCTGGCAACTTCACCGCAACACGGAAGATGCTGATTTTGAAATAGTATCAAATGACCTTATGATGGAAACCGGGAAGCTGATGTTTATTAGCTTCCCGGTCATCCATCGTTTCTGACTGAATTGAGTTAAGTTCGCTGGCATCTTCATTGAGAAATAATGTGCTGAGCCATAAGCATGTCTCAAGTATAGCAAAATCAGAATTCGTTAGTAGCAACTTGAGTTATAATAAGGATTTAATCTATGATAAAAATGACAAACAGAACCACCCGTTCCAAACACAATTCCAAGTTTACGCGGAATCGAGAAAATCCTAACCGATGCTTTGACAATGAATCGTGAAAAAAGATAAAAAAGAGAGATAGGTCGATGATGGTACCAAATGTCCACTCTTTTTTTAAGTAATGGGTGATTATAGACTTTAGAGGAATTTATCAAAAATCTTACCATTGGTTTGCTGCTGCCATCTTCCACCCCGTTACGTCTGCTTTGATGTCTCCACCTATGCTGTAAAGGCAGATTCCAACATCTTCCGGCTTATGCAGTTGACTCTGTACGACAGCCTGACGTTCATTGATGAAGACTTCCACGAGTGCTCTGTCAATGAATATCCGTAAATTCAAATCCTCTCCGACTTTCAACTCGAACGGTGCGACACCATAAGGTTGGGAACTACCATACGGTTTTGCCTCTTCATTGCCATCACCTATCGAAATCGTCTTCTCGTCGGCTGAGTAGAAGATCTCCATCCCGTTCTGGTTGTCTTTATCACAGAACACTTTTACACCATAGTCCTTCGCTTCGGTAGGCTTGATTGTGAGGTTCAATTCAACCGTATCGCCTGAAATTTCCTTCAGTCTGTAGTCCTCGCTATCTTTGACTGTAATGTCCTTTTCGACCGTTTCGTTGTAGCGCAGACACTCAAGTTCGCGAACCGGTTTAATCCGTACAATCCCATCGTCAGGCAGGCTCAACTCCCAAGGCAATGAGAATATGCAGCTCCATAAAGTGTTGCCGAGGTTAACCTGTATATTGGTAATAACGACTCTGCGTCCGTCTGGTGTGAGGAAGGTTTTGGGTGCCCAATAGATCGGTATGCCGCGATAATTGTTGGTCCAACTCATCTTAGTATGAAACTCCGGCGTGAACTTGTTATCCTTCCATTCACCCAGATAGTACCGCGCACCCCAACTATGGCTGATAAGCAGCATCATGTGCTTGTCGCCGAGTTTGAAGAAATCGGTGCAGGAATGATCGTGTCGCTCAAGTCCCGGTAACTCTTTCGTCATAAATTCACCCAGAAATTCCCACTTCTTAAAGTCTTTGGAGCGCATCAGTGTCGTTCGTTTATACCAATTCCCCAGTCCTGGTCGTGTATCCTCCATTGGATGGTCCCCTGAGAATATGTAATAGTAATCTCCCTCAACCCAAGCCGTTGGATCCCAGAATACCCAATAATCGGCATCCCGTGCCTCTTGAGGCACATCAATCTCAATCGGTTTAGACCAATCCTCCAGATGCTCATCCGAAGCCTCTACATAAGTCGGACGACCGCCAAATATGCCGACGAAGATAACTTTCTTGCCATCTTTGGTTATAATCGTACCGCCCGTACCACAACCGCCGCTGCCCAAGGCGCAATCCCCACGCCGCCGCCAATGAACG
Above is a window of Candidatus Poribacteria bacterium DNA encoding:
- a CDS encoding Ig-like domain-containing protein → MKKQLIGFTFLFFVCLLMPFVAMADFSVDLSRSDPPWTIIPGESITLTVKVQENGYPASGQTVTFSVTRDGELTADEFASVSPTSATTDSNGQAQTTLSVPSDTSAFQYVVWAKLDNGQSDSYSVPVTVASDGAELGLAMNNQRTYKPGESVGFTFWLQNYKDGTGVSGKTVTFSVSPDNGTASLSPTSATTDRGGAARTTLVLGSNASGRYSVTATLDGGKSVSRSTRSVHNPNKPSGFFLGMEVANGVFPLNPGESRTFTAHVQKLVQNVGRYRHASGETVTFSVSPNDGTVSLSATSATTDSNGKASTSLITGSGSSGTYTVTATVANGQSISGTTTVEASSSPPPTDPNPDPLPEVIQIPQEQQAAPEGPTGNTPGQQAAPEGPTGNTQGTPRSVTTNTPANTTRTPTPDTPEQQASDLVVDALEVNKNVLDAGESFTLSAVVRNQSEELSSTGTLTYYQYFDDKSVEKVGESEIALLAAGETTDVGITLTAPETSGTHSYYACVSTNCTSIVKISVRSEIKELVISSGNNQTGTPNNDLPNPISVRVLGEDGIGVPRVLVIFRVVSGNARMRRAGGPKRWRGASAWTDSEGYAKAYVTPTGSEPIEIRASVDGLDPVVFTVNPEQVGGAPSAQFPQSHVTALLANYPNPFNPETWIPYRLAAAADVTLTIYDINGQVVRQLALGHQAAGMYQTRSRAAYWDGRNAFGEPVASGVYFYTLTAGNFTATRKMLILK
- a CDS encoding GH32 C-terminal domain-containing protein; the encoded protein is MTDKTLVSWFCFDEEAPKHCSVITVQAVDKYDALAFGQDALDKWSTASDDNTRTQTPEQLAQNPAQEIVLGQFMMMAAVYKDNSVTIYRDGEVYAHYTIEEPFDFLNSPYLQLVIGAVNLNPNYATSFRGKVKDVRIYAQALTQDQIKELRPNAPSAIQPFSWYDFSKDGWWVDRAGKFPEFRNIAAIKENDEDAYIVFDRDDRHMFTLDNEAVRIARDFRQRLMHDPSRPTYHLVNSEGDNERNYSTDPNFMIYWKGQYHFGYMCKGDEHAFGHFTSTDLVHWRRRGDCALGSGGCGTGGTIITKDGKKVIFVGIFGGRPTYVEASDEHLEDWSKPIEIDVPQEARDADYWVFWDPTAWVEGDYYYIFSGDHPMEDTRPGLGNWYKRTTLMRSKDFKKWEFLGEFMTKELPGLERHDHSCTDFFKLGDKHMMLLISHSWGARYYLGEWKDNKFTPEFHTKMSWTNNYRGIPIYWAPKTFLTPDGRRVVITNIQVNLGNTLWSCIFSLPWELSLPDDGIVRIKPVRELECLRYNETVEKDITVKDSEDYRLKEISGDTVELNLTIKPTEAKDYGVKVFCDKDNQNGMEIFYSADEKTISIGDGNEEAKPYGSSQPYGVAPFELKVGEDLNLRIFIDRALVEVFINERQAVVQSQLHKPEDVGICLYSIGGDIKADVTGWKMAAANQW